In Roseofilum casamattae BLCC-M143, the following proteins share a genomic window:
- the rpmB gene encoding 50S ribosomal protein L28, whose product MPRHCQLTGKKANRAFAISHSHRRTKKLQEANLQEKRVWWPEGKRWVKLRLSTKAIKTLEVKGIQAMAKQAGINLERC is encoded by the coding sequence ATGCCGCGTCACTGCCAGCTCACCGGAAAGAAAGCGAACAGAGCGTTTGCTATTTCCCACTCTCACCGACGAACGAAGAAACTGCAAGAAGCGAATTTGCAGGAGAAGCGAGTTTGGTGGCCTGAAGGCAAGCGTTGGGTGAAGCTGAGATTATCGACAAAAGCGATTAAAACCTTGGAAGTCAAAGGTATTCAAGCAATGGCGAAACAAGCCGGGATTAATTTGGAGCGCTGTTAA